A region of the Clavelina lepadiformis chromosome 9, kaClaLepa1.1, whole genome shotgun sequence genome:
GTGTCTCTCCTTCACCTTGCATTTTGTATTCGTCATTTGTGAGGAGTCGAATTGGTTGAATAATGCTCTTACCATTattgatgacatcatcaataATGGTAACTATTGATGAAATCTGTAAAAGTAAAACTGGCTTAGTAGTAGTTCTTTCTTGAACAAACCAGTTATGACCTAAAATACTTCAAAGTCTGAAACTAAAACGAGTGCACATAACAACTGtcttacaagaaaaaattcttAGACTATGTCAATTGCATTGGGAAAATAACAAGATACCCCACTACAAACACACGGTGGCAATCTTTTTAGCTGGTATGAGTATCTTAAAGCCAACCGATATTACTCACCAGGGGAATTTTTCGTCCACAAAAGAATATGATTTTCCATAGACCAGACAATACATACAAGCTTTCAGTAATAATAAGCTTCAAAACTTTCTTAATAAAGAAGAACCAAAGCCAACAGTACATAAACAAGACAAAGAACTGCATTATGAAGGTTCCGTTGCTCATTATTTAAAGGTAATTGGTTTACCTAAAATGCAGATAAATCTGGGATAAAACTAAGTCTGTAATGAAAATACAAAGTAACCCATTCCAAgtagttttattaaaaatgtttatactaCTACAAAATTACTATATATTTATACTAAAtgaagttaaaattaaatgtaaactTGAACTGGCAATGACACAAGAGCTTAACAATAGTTAAGGTATGACAAACACATGAAATCAAAATGTGAAGGCAAAACTACTAATGTGATGCAACATCTCGCAATAAgaaatatattgcaaatgaattacttgttgttgttgctaaGGTTGAATTATTGAAAAACCTTAAGATATGAAATTGGAATTAAGATTTCACATTGAATAGCACAGTGGTGTCACAAAGATACAACGCAGCACACAAGTTGATgacaagtaaaaaataaattttcgggAACACATATGCTGCGCAATAAGAAAATAGcagtaaacagtaaaatttaccattaatagaaaatattttagaatgaCAGGATTTTCTTGAAAGTACTTAATTTTGCTCGGCAAGCTCGTGCACCAATTAGTTTCCATTACGGAAGTTAAAAAACGTTTGCtaacaatattttaaagcACTGTAAAATTTACTGTGGTAGATGAGGTTTATCAGGTTGCCAAGGTAACACGTTTCAGAGCTCGTCAAAGCTCATCTCTTCCTCAAATGGTTCTCCATCTTCTTTCATCTCGTCTATTTCAAGCTTTAGAGATTCAATGCTGTCTTCGTCTTCGCTAATCAAAGAATCTCCGGCAGCATTTTTCGCGTACTCTACCGAGTTGTCGCTATCGTCAGTGAACTGATGCATGTCGTTATCGTACTGGGTTATTTCGCTGTCCAGAAGGTGGATGTCGCTATCTATAAACTGAGCAAACCTGCATGGAGATATGAACTTTGCTCAATAGAAATATTGTGGCAACATATCTTTTACatcatttattgtttaaagttttgcaATATTGGTGTAATTACTCTAACTTTGTTTGGGTTTAATGTcatatttatgtaaatattgACTACAAATTCTATTCGTGGCGTAAGTATTtctactaaaattttaaaactattttaataaTAACCATTATAGTATTAAACAGTCACAGTCAAAGCTTTTAAGCTGATTGCTCAACCTCTTTGGAGATTCCATCCTTGATAGTGTCTTCCATGGAGAGCACTGAGGACTCTGACAATACTTTCGAAGTTCTTCCAAGGCCTTTTGAGTTTCTACTTGACCTTGAAGACGATACTCTTCAGCCGTGAGTAACCTCTTACTTAGTTGATTATTATGTCCTCTCAATATCCAACTACTACAAAAGGCAGCTTATTGTTAGATGCCATCGTGGCAATGTCTTAAATcgaacaatataaaaaatgtagCACTAGAAGTATTGAAAtagatttatttcaaaatgtttgggCAAAAAGCAACCGGCAACTTACAAAGGacgaatttttttcaaatttttcagaaaagaGGAGGGCCTTTTTGTCCTCATACTTTGTAATGAAAGCAACGACCTACTCATTAAGAGTGCACACATGATTGACAGGGATACCTACAGGGGTAATATGATGAATTAGAGCACTAAGGCATAAACAATCATACATTTTCGTTCTATTCTATTACCTGAGGTATTTGAGTACCATTGTATATTAGTAACAATGAGAGAAGTTGAATGGACCATTGAATGATGCTTTGTGTTCGATGGTCTGTGATGGTACCGAATCGATAACATATTGCAAAACTCACTAAACCTATAAAAAATAACCCAACATTTCAAACACGAGCATGCTATGCATATGGCATTTTTGTCAGTATGTATGCAACACTTGcctgaaattaaaacataggCAAAAACATAGTGATAATAGTCAATCATTATCTCCACCAAGTTGGCATATATCTTTGAAATTATCCATGCGCATAGCGACCAGCCTCCAAGCAAAATGGAGTAGGCTGCAGGTttcttaaaaaagaaacaaattttacttgtcTAATGCCTAACTTTATTTTGCTCACACTAATTTGCAAACCAAATCAATTCATAACTACTATCAAGccgaaaaataaaactacCTTTGGCATGAACTTGCTCACAAGAAAAACTATCACCAAAGCTGAAGCCAAAACTCCTACACCTGTGCCACTTGCGTAATGAAAGTATGCTGACTGTGATAATTTAGCCGCATTATAGAACAAGATGAGTCCGACACAGAGGCAAAGACAACATGTCAAATCCACAACTGAAAAGAGggtttatcaaaaaataactGAAAGAGTAACGATAAGCTCTTCAACTGTAATATATTCGTACCTTTTAGATTTGTTTTAACTTGAACATAGGCAGACTCAGTGGGAATATGTGGCTTCACTGTGAAATAGATTTCTTTGTATGGTGAAAGGCAAACTTTGTACGTGTTAATTGATTTGATATTGTTTGCCGTGAACCAACGAGACAATACCTTCAAAAAGTTAACATTTAATTAGTCAGTCATCCGTAAATGGTAATTAATAACTAATCCACAACCAAATtgtatttcaatttcaattataCTAAACAATATTCAGCACGTGTATATTTTGGTGCTCACAGTTTAACATCTGGTTTTGTAAAACAGTGTATCAAAgctatttaaataaaattccaaaattttgaGTAGTGCCTTGAAACTTTTTGTCAGTCTTTACCTGAAAACTGTCATACCACTGCCGCCGTATGCTTTGATTGTATGTGTCATCAAGACTTGTCAGAAAATTTATGTCAAAGCTACCAGCATGTGTCACACTGATATGAACACATCCCAGAACCTATTGGAAAAGATTATAACAGGCGTTAAGTATGTTTGCTAATGTAAACCCCCATCATGTTGATAATAAAGAAATTAGTACTTGGTCATAAAATACCAGCTATTAAAAGTTACTCACGAAAAAAGGATTTGTCAAAGCTGGAACATGGTAGACAGTTTTTGAAGGTTTGATATGCTCCAGCTTTAATCCATTTCTGTCGAGTTGAATCTGAGACA
Encoded here:
- the LOC143470698 gene encoding nuclear envelope integral membrane protein 2-like, whose amino-acid sequence is MFNLHIMTLTYLHFLIYVLVISPAYATDNLSQIQLDRNGLKLEHIKPSKTVYHVPALTNPFFVLGCVHISVTHAGSFDINFLTSLDDTYNQSIRRQWYDSFQVLSRWFTANNIKSINTYKVCLSPYKEIYFTVKPHIPTESAYVQVKTNLKVVDLTCCLCLCVGLILFYNAAKLSQSAYFHYASGTGVGVLASALVIVFLVSKFMPKKPAAYSILLGGWSLCAWIISKIYANLVEIMIDYYHYVFAYVLISGLVSFAICYRFGTITDHRTQSIIQWSIQLLSLLLIYNGTQIPQVSLSIMCALLMSRSLLSLQSMRTKRPSSFLKNLKKIRPFSWILRGHNNQLSKRLLTAEEYRLQGQVETQKALEELRKYCQSPQCSPWKTLSRMESPKRFAQFIDSDIHLLDSEITQYDNDMHQFTDDSDNSVEYAKNAAGDSLISEDEDSIESLKLEIDEMKEDGEPFEEEMSFDELCNGTFIMQFFVLFMYCWLWFFFIKKVLKLIITESLYVLSGLWKIIFFCGRKIPLISSIVTIIDDVINNGKSIIQPIRLLTNDEYKMQGEGETQNSLEELQKFCLSANFQHWEVLSKLSSPDRLIQFIQSKQHISENEGVEYEQYVAQNDHMLENPPLVNNAAGD